tacttttatttcagttGCTTGCTATAAccaaaattacacaaattggcattttaaaactgatttcaataatttaacgATTCCCTTTATACATAAATCTtatcttgtttattttgtcaaGCATTCGAAATTAGCTTAATGTGGATCAATAAatgacattaaaataatactaatcTGAATCGTTTTCTACATCAAACTGTTGCAACTTGCTTACAAACAAGTCCAAGTCAATCTCCTGATGATTTGCTTGATCTTGATCGTGTGGAGCAGGAATGTGTTGTGATGGCGCAGCgcttacatttaaaatagatgGATCCACTTGGGATAGCTTCTGATTTACCAACTGCGATTTTAAATGCAACTCCTCCACCTAGAAAAGATGGTCTGTTATTTATATGAGGCTCGTCGTAGCCTTGAGATCTCACCTTAAGTGAATTCAACGCTTCCTGGATTTTAGGCAGGTTCTGAACCAGTTTTTTCTCCAAGGCATATAAATCG
The genomic region above belongs to Drosophila innubila isolate TH190305 chromosome 3R unlocalized genomic scaffold, UK_Dinn_1.0 2_E_3R, whole genome shotgun sequence and contains:
- the LOC117790983 gene encoding uncharacterized protein LOC117790983, producing the protein MFQSNQALQKEQADLYALEKKLVQNLPKIQEALNSLKVEELHLKSQLVNQKLSQVDPSILNVSAAPSQHIPAPHDQDQANHQEIDLDLFVSKLQQFDVENDSD